The window AATCCTATTGATAAGCTGGTAGAACTATTTGAAGAAAACAAGAAACTTTACCAGGAATTGTTGCAAAGCGAACGCGAAAAGATCGAGTTACTAAAGCAAAACAAAGGTCAGTAATCCTCCTGAATAATATACTCCCAACACACACAGTCATTGCACCGCTTAAACAACCGGAGCTTAAAGCAGGGAAAACGGTCAAGGGCGGGGCAAGCCTATAAAAAAACAAAACAACCCCGCCCCGTTCATATACCCTTTACCGTTTTCCTGCGTGAGCTAATTTTGTGACCGCGGTGCTGTGACTAACCGATAACCCGCGCCGGGAAAGGCAGGTGTGTATGAGGAACGAATACACTCCTGCACGTGCGGCAGCGAGGCTGGCGGCGAAATGAAACCCGGAGCGCAGCGCGTGGTGTAATGAAGCCGCCTGCCGCAGCTGAATGGTCACTCTCTTCTATCAAAAACAAGAATATCTATTTATAATAGCACACTGCTTCAACGCGAGATCTGCTGGCCCTGGGATTTTTTCTTTCGTCTTTTCTTTTTCTCCATCTCGCTTTCCGGGACAATATTAGCACCTCCTGTATACATTGGTTCCAGCATCACTTCCAGGAAGCTCGCGGCTGTCTTACCTGCTGCGGACAGCATCCCCGCCGTTGAGGTAAACAAGCCCTCCGCGACTCCCATGGCCAGTTCATTAGCCACCGACCTGCTTTCATAATTCTGCGAAGCACCTTCGGCTAATATGCCCAGTTGTTCCCGTTGTGATAGCTCCCCGTTCTTCTGCACATTGGCATAGGCCATCGTATCTTTTAGCTGCCTGTCAAATCCAAACAGGCGGTCAAAAACAGATTCCCCGCTCTGTTTGAATGCTACCCGGTCAAACTGCCCCATTTTTTTAGAATGCGCTGCATTCTTTCCTCTTGAAGTATTCATCGGGCTAAGCTTGATCTTATTGGTTATATCCTTACGGCTTACGATAACCTGAACATGCATTTGCTCACCCTCTTTACGTTCGCCCCGCTGTTTCAAACCTTGTTTTACCTCCGGGTCGGTATAGCTGTAGTAACGGTAGTTTTCCAGCTTGGCAAACCATAACAGGTCTTCGTTACTGTTCACACCATCCCGGTTGAAGTTTTTTGCATAGGCATCCATCACCCTGACTGCAAAGCCTTTCATTTGTTCTTTAGCACCCTCCTCGCCATACTGTTCTTTCAGAAACCTGATCTCTTTCTGGCTCGGGCTGATATTGACCAGGAAAAACTTTGCATCGTCTTTACCCAGTTTGGCGACATTATCATCGATACTGCGCATCACCTGGTAAGGCTCGATCCTGATCTGCTGACCATTGAACCAGTATTCAGGTTCCTGCTTATGATCAATTCTGTTTTCTTTTTCCAGGTAATTTACCAGCCCCGCGCTGCTGCCTTTGTTCGCCGCTTCCTTGCTGTCTGTGATATTGATAAACATATTGCCCCCTAACCCCCTAAAGGGGGAATTAAAATACGTGATTAAAGCAAACTGACCTGTGACCTGGTAACAGCGATCAGCTCATCTTTCTCCCGGCCCGATGTCATCATCCCGAAAGCCTCCCTGGATTTGATATAACCGTCAAGGATGAACAGGAACTGTTTTTTCAGGTGTTCCTTACTTTTTTGGCTTTTCAAGATGGTTTCCATCAGCGCATCTATTCCGGTTAACTTTTGCGCCAGGGCATGCTGGTTATTCAGCAAGTCCGTG is drawn from Mucilaginibacter ginsenosidivorax and contains these coding sequences:
- a CDS encoding DUF5712 family protein, with the protein product MFINITDSKEAANKGSSAGLVNYLEKENRIDHKQEPEYWFNGQQIRIEPYQVMRSIDDNVAKLGKDDAKFFLVNISPSQKEIRFLKEQYGEEGAKEQMKGFAVRVMDAYAKNFNRDGVNSNEDLLWFAKLENYRYYSYTDPEVKQGLKQRGERKEGEQMHVQVIVSRKDITNKIKLSPMNTSRGKNAAHSKKMGQFDRVAFKQSGESVFDRLFGFDRQLKDTMAYANVQKNGELSQREQLGILAEGASQNYESRSVANELAMGVAEGLFTSTAGMLSAAGKTAASFLEVMLEPMYTGGANIVPESEMEKKKRRKKKSQGQQISR